In Nitrosophilus labii, the following proteins share a genomic window:
- a CDS encoding DMT family transporter, whose translation MIKRVEIGIWYMLFASLLFAGMGVFAKLLSQNLPSLEVVFFRNLFGVILISATLFAKPMRHKGGRPWLLLFRGLMGFLALLCFFYDIAHIPLGEAMTYSKTSPIFTALFAFLFLKEALGKRGWFALFIGFVGIVFITDPFHTPFDKYDILGILSGVGAALAYTSVKELKKYYDTRAIVLSFMVVGSVGPLILMGVSRFVKVEELDFMLAEFVMPEGEMWVYIFFMGLLATLAQVYMTKAYGASKAGVVGTISYSNILFSIALGIVFLNDPFPETIKILGIILIVISGILVARR comes from the coding sequence GTGATAAAAAGAGTAGAAATCGGTATTTGGTATATGCTTTTTGCCTCGCTTTTGTTTGCTGGAATGGGAGTGTTTGCCAAACTGTTGAGTCAAAACTTGCCCTCTTTGGAGGTCGTTTTTTTTAGAAACCTATTTGGCGTTATACTTATAAGCGCTACGCTTTTTGCAAAACCTATGAGGCATAAAGGCGGGAGGCCTTGGCTACTTCTTTTTAGAGGTTTGATGGGTTTTTTGGCACTTTTGTGTTTTTTTTACGATATAGCGCATATTCCTTTGGGAGAAGCTATGACTTACTCTAAAACTTCTCCTATATTTACAGCGCTTTTTGCTTTTTTGTTTTTAAAAGAAGCTCTAGGTAAAAGGGGTTGGTTTGCGCTTTTTATAGGTTTTGTCGGAATCGTTTTTATAACAGATCCCTTTCATACCCCTTTTGATAAATACGACATTTTAGGGATTTTAAGCGGTGTTGGAGCCGCTTTGGCTTACACGAGCGTAAAAGAGTTAAAAAAGTATTACGATACTAGGGCCATAGTTCTTTCTTTTATGGTGGTAGGAAGTGTCGGGCCTCTTATATTGATGGGTGTTTCAAGATTTGTAAAAGTTGAAGAGCTCGATTTTATGTTGGCCGAATTTGTAATGCCCGAGGGTGAGATGTGGGTATATATTTTCTTTATGGGGCTTTTGGCTACTTTGGCACAAGTATATATGACAAAGGCTTACGGCGCTAGTAAAGCGGGAGTCGTAGGGACTATAAGCTATTCTAATATACTTTTTTCCATCGCTTTAGGGATAGTTTTTTTAAACGATCCTTTTCCTGAAACTATCAAGATTTTGGGTATAATCTTAATAGTGATTAGTGGAATTTTGGTAGCTAGGAGATAA